CATCAGTTTGATGTAGATTCCTTTGGAAAATACGACTATAGTCGCTCAGGTAACCCTACACGTGAAGCGCTTGAAGATATAATTGCTCTTCTTGAAGGGGGAACAAAAGGATTTGCTTTTGCCTCTGGCATTGCAGCCATTTCTACTGCCTTTCTTCTTCTCTCACAAGGAGACCATGTTCTTATATCAGAAGACGTATACGGTGGCACTTACCGAATTGTAACAGACATTCTATCACGTTATGGGATATCCCATACATTTGTCGATATGACAAACATAGATGCTGTAAAGCGAAATATAAAATCAAACACAAAAGTTTTTTATATTGAAACGCCATCTAATCCATTATTAAAGGTAACAGATATTCGCACTGTTTGTACATTAGCGAAATCTGTTGGAGCACTTACTTTCGTAGATAATACATTTTTAACACCATTATTTCAAAAACCGCTGGAGCTTGGAGCTGATGTTGTATTGCATAGCGCAACAAAATTTATCGCAGGGCATAGTGATGTAACAGCTGGATTAGCTATTGTAAAAAATAATAATCTCGCCCAAAAACTCAGCTTTTTACAAAATGCTTTTGGAGCTATATTAAGTCCTCAAGATTGCTCTCTTGTACTTCGTGGGCTGAAAACATTGCATGTACGTCTGGAACATTCAGCAATAAACGCAAGCAAAATCGCCCATTATTTCCAAAATCATAAAAAAATACAACATGTCTATTACCCAGGATTAGAATCTCACTCCGGTTATGAAATACAACGTTCACAAGCAAAATCTGGCGGAGCTGTTTTATCCTTTTCATTACAATCAGAAGATGCATTGCGCCAATTTTTATCTAACATAAAACTACCTGTACTTGCTGTAAGCTTAGGGGCTGTTGAATCCATCCTATCGTATCCTGCTAAAATGTCCCATGCAGCCTTATCGCAAGAAGCTCGCGATGAAAGAGGAATTTCTAATTCTTTACTTCGCTTATCGGTTGGACTAGAAAATGTAGACGATTTAATTACTGATTTTGAAAATGCCCTTTCCTATGTAGAAGAACCTGTAAATTTATAAAAGCTGTTTTTATCATCTTAACAAAAAACCCCACCTCAAACTCATGTAGAGATAGGTGGGGCTTTCAATATAATCCTTAAACTGGAATAAAACCATTCGATTGTCACTCTATTCAAGAAGCCTTATGAATGAGCTTTCTATATTCCACGCCTTCAAAATAATCTATTCAATCCAGCATTTAAATTTCGTTTTTTAAGACATATTTTCTGATTAACATAATAAACTTTCTATACAAAATTATAAAATCCTTTTTTCATATTATTTTAAAAATTCCGTATATCGATTTGAAAGAACAAAAAATTCATGATAAAATTATGTTATAAGTATATCTTTTCCAAATTTTAAAGAAAAAAACATCTGTTGGCAAAAACACACAAATTTATTTCATTTATTTACATCATAGTCTCGTTTCTTACAATTTCTTTACTTTAAAACATTTTTTCTGCAACAACTGTTTCCTTTTCTTTAGTTTTTTGGTATGAATATTATGATATAACAGCTTACAC
The window above is part of the Bacillus cytotoxicus NVH 391-98 genome. Proteins encoded here:
- the metC gene encoding cystathionine beta-lyase translates to MNYSLDTLLLHNKYKHDAQTGAVNVPIYNTSTFHQFDVDSFGKYDYSRSGNPTREALEDIIALLEGGTKGFAFASGIAAISTAFLLLSQGDHVLISEDVYGGTYRIVTDILSRYGISHTFVDMTNIDAVKRNIKSNTKVFYIETPSNPLLKVTDIRTVCTLAKSVGALTFVDNTFLTPLFQKPLELGADVVLHSATKFIAGHSDVTAGLAIVKNNNLAQKLSFLQNAFGAILSPQDCSLVLRGLKTLHVRLEHSAINASKIAHYFQNHKKIQHVYYPGLESHSGYEIQRSQAKSGGAVLSFSLQSEDALRQFLSNIKLPVLAVSLGAVESILSYPAKMSHAALSQEARDERGISNSLLRLSVGLENVDDLITDFENALSYVEEPVNL